The following coding sequences lie in one Silene latifolia isolate original U9 population chromosome 5, ASM4854445v1, whole genome shotgun sequence genomic window:
- the LOC141656623 gene encoding uncharacterized protein LOC141656623: MNTQMDRPRGHGDPHDLTSTGLQHSGMEDERHDETEHHDEKKSVLKKVKEKAKKIKDTIKCGVGHGHDHDEENDDNEMVTDRNVHGAPAAHGITTGNTDATRLHGQVHLVTEHEETLGGSRVGTRLPVGHDNQVHGLMRPHVLDAHSGGTHRPKLGGILEKDPHTLKNVGDVNPASHQTDLTDPTSIATHGITSSRQDKARQHGTNIGERTPIGGRVPVSNPSSYQVFDTTTTQSVPGQQKILDWSTTNKQTPLGLRHKPAVSSHAGGTDRPKVVDILEKDARAPKNIGEDVHRANRQSDLTYPASGAVHGITTSKEDIARQHRTKIGERTAIGSQVPVSNPGAYQTFDTTTTHYVPRQEETLGWSRIDKRTPLGSDSQSHGLRHTPVLAGHHSGGTHSTGDLGVGHKPKLGGILERDPHASKNVAEDVRPANYQPNVTNLSDEGNIRAPAQDIGIGLGQGGTTARRHEGYLEERGTTEGASNIPGIKPVEHHTFDKDTTRYIPGHRETLGARTEERPYATKNTPDSASLSGHFGTQVTSSGQKEDYGRLGEVLERSTGLEKDPHAPRDIREIGRAEYHQAKVTDPLGRGSEEIGVTPILHQLGKMNIHGETTQNPGFYENPAISTGSHDKFSPEPITPETSTFLQPQESKPQSHTPLSSSHQGFQDESNREHGSNYTDMISSAASELAHKAKVVTNSVTSKLGYSGTSETSRNTSTVPLEHQPVQGQLNSQPVSGGYGETSSTVSVAVADKVSKAKDAVASKLGYSGEAYEAQSDESNVGFIGDYGMNDEAQEASSRESNAGSIGDYGKKVVSTVQEKIAPVYEKVAGLGSTVASKVRGSSGTEGEMESTLEPDNGVSVKEYLVEKLKPGEEDQALSKVITEALPLHKEEEEENEIGLGQGDEMVIVDDTVLGLGDEAINVDEIGLGQGDEVMEVEIEERVTESGRETTKTKVVITGQVTESEEMPHHLCKAEETSYDDDNSEEINPGKSVMERIKDAAGFLFSKSGETGEQSVEGNERAQSSTMRELQHEHNLNAREAGLQ, encoded by the exons GAATGGAAGATGAAAGGCATGATGAAACTGAGCATCATGATGAAAAGAAATCAGTATTGAAGAAAGTCAAGGAGAAGGCTAAGAAGATCAAGGATACTATTAAATGCGGTGTTGGACACGGTCATGACCATGATGAGGAAAATGACGACAATGAGATGGTTACAGACCGTAATGTCCATGGTGCTCCCG CTGCACATGGCATCACTACCGGCAATACGGACGCGACTAGGCTGCATGGACAAGTACATCTTGTAACTGAGCATGAGGAAACATTAGGTGGATCTAGGGTCGGCACAAGATTGCCGGTAGGGCACGACAATCAAGTCCATGGGCTTATGCGTCCACATGTCCTTGATGCTCATTCAGGTGGAACTCATAGGCCAAAACTTGGGGGCATTCTCGAGAAAGATCCTCATACGCTGAAAAATGTGGGAGATGTAAATCCGGCTAGTCATCAGACCGATCTCACTGATCCAACAAGTATAG CTACACATGGGATCACTTCAAGTAGACAGGACAAAGCAAGGCAGCATGGAACCAATATTGGTGAAAGAACTCCAATCGGAGGCCGTGTACCAGTGAGCAACCCCAGTTCTTACCAGGTCTTTGATACCACAACTACGCAATCTGTACCTGGGCAGCAGAAGATATTGGATTGGTCTACGACCAATAAACAAACGCCGCTAGGGCTAAGGCACAAACCTGCTGTTTCAAGTCATGCAGGTGGAACTGATAGGCCGAAAGTCGTGGACATTCTTGAGAAAGATGCTCGTGCACCGAAAAATATAGGAGAAGATGTTCATCGTGCTAATCGTCAGTCCGATCTCACTTATCCAGCAAGTGGAG CTGTACATGGCATAACTACCAGCAAAGAGGACATAGCAAGGCAGCATCGAACCAAGATTGGTGAAAGAACCGCAATTGGTAGTCAAGTGCCAGTGAGCAACCCGGGTGCTTACCAGACCTTTGATACTACAACTACACATTATGTGCCTAGGCAAGAGGAAACCTTGGGTTGGTCGAGAATTGATAAGCGAACACCGCTAGGGTCCGATAGTCAATCTCATGGGCTAAGGCATACACCCGTTCTTGCAGGTCATCATTCGGGTGGGACTCATAGCACTGGAGATTTGGGAGTTGGTCATAAGCCTAAACTTGGAGGCATCCTTGAGAGAGATCCTCATGCCTCAAAAAATGTGGCCGAAGATGTTCGTCCTGCTAATTATCAGCCTAATGTCACTAATCTAAGTGATGAAG GTAATATTCGGGCACCAGCCCAAGACATTGGAATTGGGCTAGGACAAGGAGGAACGACAGCGAGGCGTCATGAGGGTTATCTCGAAGAAAGGGGAACCACTGAAGGGGCTTCTAATATTCCGGGTATAAAGCCCGTAGAACACCATACCTTTGACAAGGACACTACAAGATACATTCCAGGTCATAGGGAGACCTTGGGGGCAAGGACTGAGGAACGACCCTACGCAACTAAAAACACTCCCGACAGCGCTTCTCTGAGTGGACATTTTGGTACACAGGTTACTAGTAGTGGTCAAAAGGAAGATTATGGAAGACTCGGAGAAGTACTCGAGAGATCAACAGGCTTGGAGAAAGACCCTCATGCTCCTCGGGACATAAGAGAAATTGGTCGCGCTGAATATCATCAGGCCAAGGTCACTGATCCATTAGGCAGAG GTAGTGAAGAAATAGGAGTTACCCCCATCCTGCACCAACTAGGGAAAATGAATATTCACGGTGAAACAACTCAAAATCCCGGCTTTTATGAGAACCCGGCCATATCCACAGGAAGCCATGATAAGTTTAGTCCAGAGCCGATCACACCCGAGACGAGTACATTTCTTCAACCACAAGAGTCGAAGCCTCAGTCCCACACACCTCTATCAAGCAGTCATCAGGGATTTCAGGACGAGTCCAATCGGGAACATGGCAGCAACTACACGGACATGATATCGTCTGCTGCATCAGAGCTTGCTCACAAAGCAAAGGTGGTCACTAATTCTGTCACGTCGAAACTGGGATACAGTGGAACTAGTGAAACCTCGAGAAACACCTCGACAGTACCATTGGAACATCAACCGGTACAAGGACAACTTAACAGCCAGCCAGTTTCAGGTGGATATGGAGAGACGTCATCAACTGTCTCGGTTGCTGTGGCTGACAAAGTTTCCAAAGCCAAGGACGCCGTAGCCTCAAAATTGGGCTATAGTGGTGAGGCTTACGAAGCCCAATCTGATGAATCAAATGTCGGGTTTATAGGAGATTACGGGATGAATGACGAGGCTCAAGAAGCCTCGTCTAGGGAATCAAATGCCGGGAGCATAGGAGATTATGGAAAGAAAGTTGTCTCGACCGTTCAAGAAAAAATAGCTCCAGTCTATGAGAAAGTAGCAGGGTTAGGATCGACTGTGGCGTCAAAGGTTCGGGGTTCATCAGGAACTGAGGGAGAGATGGAGTCCACCCTAGAACCCGACAATGGTGTTTCAGTGAAGGAGTACTTGGTGGAGAAACTGAAGCCCGGCGAGGAAGATCAAGCCTTGTCGAAGGTTATTACTGAAGCCTTACCCTTGCAtaaggaagaggaggaggagaacGAAATAGGCCTCGGACAGGGAGACGAAATGGTGATTGTGGACGACACCGTCCTTGGACTAGGAGACGAAGCGATAAATGTGGATGAAATTGGCCTCGGACAGGGAGACGAAGTGATGGAAGTCGAGATAGAAGAGCGGGTGACAGAGTCTGGTCGAGAGACCACGAAGACAAAAGTGGTGATTACAGGGCAAGTAACGGAGTCAGAAGAAATGCCACACCACCTTTGCAAAGCCGAGGAGACTAGTTACGACGATGACAATTCCGAAGAGATTAACCCCGGAAAAAGTGTAATGGAAAGGATTAAAGACGCTGCTGGATTCTTGTTTAGCAAGAGTGGTGAAACAGGTGAACAGTCTGTCGAAG GGAATGAAAGAGCTCAGAGCAGCACAATGAGGGAACTCCAGCATGAGCATAACTTAAATGCAAGGGAGGCTGGACTTCAGTAG
- the LOC141656624 gene encoding protein DETOXIFICATION 35-like, producing the protein MDTPLLESVGTTGIQDYEPLTGVKDAARVFWIETVKLWSLAAPLVFLTICSYATNTVTTIFVGHLGDLELSAVSISLSVIGTFSFGFMLGMGSALETLCGQAFGAGQVHMLGIYMQRSWIILTFSALVLTPFYIFATPILKLLGQEHDLAEAAGSFSILTLPNLFSLAVNFPTQKFLQSQSKLAVLAWIGFLALINHCFMLWLFIYILDWGIVGAAMAFNITSWVTVIAQVIYVIGWCKDAWTGFSMAAFKDLGAFVRLSIASAVMLCLEVWYVMSLSLLAGGLKDAVVAVGSLAICMNINGIEFMVFLGINGAISVRVSNELGMHRPRAAKYSVFTAVFQSLIIGLVCMVVVLVAKNHFAIIYTDSEVLKLAVSKLAWLLGVTMVLNSVQPVISGVAIGGGWQALVAYINLGCYYAFGIPVGYLLGYVANLGVQGIWGGMIIGTTLQTLILLVILYRTNWNTEVEETSSRMQKWGGQDVKPVKNGDSTL; encoded by the exons ATGGACACACCATTGTTAGAGAGTGTAGGTACAACGGGTATACAAGATTATGAACCCTTGACGGGTGTGAAAGATGCGGCTAGAGTCTTTTGGATTGAGACGGTGAAACTATGGTCGTTAGCGGCACCATTGGTGTTTTTAACAATATGTAGTTATGCTACTAATACCGTCACCACTATTTTTGTTGGACATCTTGGTGACCTTGAACTTTCCGCTGTTTCCATTTCTCTCTCTGTTATTGGTACCTTCTCCTTTGGCTTCATG CTTGGCATGGGAAGTGCACTAGAAACGCTGTGCGGCCAAGCGTTTGGAGCAGGCCAAGTTCATATGCTTGGAATATACATGCAAAGATCATGGATCATCTTAACCTTCAGCGCTTTGGTGCTCACACCTTTTTACATTTTTGCAACGCCGATCCTAAAACTTTTAGGCCAGGAGCATGACCTAGCTGAAGCTGCAGGAAGTTTCAGCATCCTCACACTTCCAAATTTGTTCTCCTTGGCCGTAAATTTCCCCACCCAAAAGTTTCTACAATCACAAAGCAAGTTAGCCGTGCTAGCATGGATTGGGTTTTTAGCTTTGATCAACCATTGTTTCATGCTTTGGCTTTTCATATATATACTTGATTGGGGAATTGTCGGAGCTGCAATGGCTTTTAACATCACGAGCTGGGTAACAGTTATCGCGCAAGTGATCTATGTAATTGGTTGGTGTAAGGATGCTTGGACGGGTTTTTCAATGGCAGCTTTTAAAGACTTAGGGGCATTTGTTCGGCTTTCTATTGCCTCAGCTGTGATGCTTTGCCTGGAAGTTTGGTATGTAATGAGCCTTTCTCTTCTCGCTGGTGGACTTAAGGATGCTGTGGTTGCTGTTGGGTCTCTTGCTATCTG CATGAATATAAACGGGATAGAGTTCATGGTATTCCTTGGGATTAATGGTGCAATAAG TGTTCGAGTATCAAATGAGCTAGGAATGCATCGTCCAAGGGCGGCCAAGTACAGTGTCTTCACAGCAGTTTTTCAGTCTCTAATTATCGGACTTGTATGCATGGTAGTAGTCCTCGTTGCTAAGAACCATTTTGCTATCATTTACACGGACAGTGAGGTACTAAAGCTAGCGGTTTCCAAACTTGCTTGGCTTCTTGGGGTCACCATGGTTCTTAATAGCGTTCAGCCCGTCATATCAG GCGTTGCTATCGGAGGGGGATGGCAAGCTCTTGTAGCATATATAAACTTGGGTTGCTATTATGCATTCGGGATTCCTGTTGGATACTTACTCGGCTATGTAGCGAATCTGGGAGTACAG GGTATCTGGGGAGGTATGATTATCGGAACCACCTTGCAGACACTGATTCTACTGGTTATTCTTTACCGAACTAACTGGAACACAGAG GTTGAAGAAACAAGCAGTAGAATGCAGAAGTGGGGTGGCCAGGACGTCAAGCCTGTTAAGAATGGTGACAGTACCTTGTAA